The genomic segment GTTGATCCTAAAAAGAGGCCATGCAAAGATCAAAAACAAAAAGGTCGCTTTGACAGACAACATTTTGATAGAAGAGCATTTGGGTAAGTGAAATAAATTATGGTTGTGTGTTGGGCGGGTTAAAGTATGCTGTAACTTTGTAGCACTCTGTGCTTCCTTGTGTTCTAGCAAGATATTAATGAAAAGTGGCTAAGTTAAGTATTTGGTGTTAATATGCTCTATCAGGATCCAGCATGGTTTGAGCATGGGTCTAAAGACCAGGGTTCCAATCCTTACTCAGCAGGTGACCGTGGGTAGAAcacagcctcaaaggaagaaacAGACAAGCCCCATTTGATCAAGAACGTGTGTATCTTAGAGTCATGATAAGTTGGAAAAGATTTGGagatacaaaacaacaacagcaaatgcATCTAaagcttttcttccttcctctctaccttcctttaGGAACCTATGGTATAATTTGTCTGGAAGATCTCATTCATGAAGTTTACTCTGCTGGAGAGCATTTCCATAAAATCAATACCTTTTTGTGGCCATTCCATCTCTCCGTGGCTCGCCATGCTGCCCGTAATAAAATAGGGTTCCACAAAGAGATAGGCGACACCGGGTTTCGAGGCAGCGGGATCAACCAGCTCATACGTTATATGAATTAAATTCAGGTATTTTATCTTTTTGTTATAACTTGCAGTATATCATAAGATAGGCCCTGTATCAGTCCTAGTGAGATATGAACTTCATGCATATTTGTTTCCAACCAATAGAtaaaaattatttccttttttgcTACTAGTTTCCCTGGTTCTTCAGTTTACATGATAtaatttaatgattttaattaacatgtttaacatttacagaattgcattgaaatgcttttaatgtaagccactttgagtctccttgtgagtctccttgtataaataaataataatcataataatatttacataatTGACATCTTTTCCCCCTGCAGAAAATTTTTTATGAACATTCTGAGAATATTCTGAAGGATACTTATTTGTACTCTGTGATGTACAACTATTTCTTCAAGTCTCAGGACCTTTCAGCATAACCCACTTCTTGGGATGAGCAGGAGATGGAACAGCAGATCACAAGTAAAAGAGAAGCTACTTCCAATGTCACTGAAATTCTAGTCTAAGATTCTGCACCTTGAATAAAATGGAAGGACTGAAGAGACTCGCTCCTGATGTTCTAGCTGTAAAAAGATATTTTTGATTGGATTTTCAAAAAGAGTGAAGAAGCTTTAAAACTCCAGTACTGCTTTTTATGTAGAATTGAACCTCATGATTACAAAGCTCAAAacatttggctttttttttttttttgcgtaaTGTACACTGTCATGTGTGTACTAGAGATTCAGGTTGACTTAAACCCCATGAGACACTTGAAAAGGTGTAGTCTGGCTGCAACAAGATCCCTTTGCCACCCATCCAGTATTAGATGAGTTCATGTGTTCAGTTCTCTTGCCAGTCTGATTTCAAGCTTTTTCTGTATCTCTAAAATAGATCTAGAGCCCTTCAACCACATTTTAATGATATTCAAATAAAATGATTAAATTCTTGCTTTTTGTAGATCTTTTTATAACTTGTGCCATTTAGCAAACACTTTGCAAGTTCTCATAATGAATTGTATCTGTTGCCTTTTAACTGGTTTAAAAGAAAGCGAAGCCCTTTATTCTATTGTGACTTGTTCATGAATGAGCATACATAGTATTACTCTTCTTGCTAGGTATGTATGTCTCATGTGGAAAAATCATAGCTGCCAGGACAAATTATCCTGTAAAATGTTTGCAGTTTTCTGGAGTCTGTTTTCTGCCCATAAAAACAGACATGTAGATGAAAACTTACTTTCTCAAATGTACCCAGAAATTGTTTGTCCAAATTCAGCAGTAGATTTGAGTTTACATAAAGATGAAATGCAACCGTCTTCAAAATAAGCTGCATAATTTCGGAAATAAACTGTTTGCAGATCTGTAACTTGTCAATTTTATAGAAGTGGCATTTATTGGCAAAATCAAGAATTGTACAAATGTAGAATGCAGTTTTGTACTGCTTTTACTATCATGACTGAATATTGTGgaattgtggtttggtgaggcaccagcactctttggcagagtagAATGAACattatgtaaaactacaacttccttgATTTCATACCATTGAACCAAGGTAGTGCCAATTTTGAGAAATATTCAGAATGGAGGCATATTCATCAGAACAACCAAGGTTATTGTCTCTTGATAATTACAGGACAGCCCCAAAAGAACCAGAGCAAAATgaagtaacaaaaaaaaaatagaagttaAGTACCAAGGAGATCACAAAGGGGTACCACCTGAAAGATTTGTAGTTCAGGCTGTGTGTGTCAGGTTGGCAGTGAACCAGTTCCAAGAAATGCTAAAATGTACATAAAAGGAACAGGAAAAATGGACAAGGAGTTTAAGTCTCGTATAACTAGGAGTGTTTAAAATAGTGAATAAACCAAAGGATAAACCCATAATTGGGTCTAGATGGGTTTATAGGGGGAAAACCTACCAGATTGAACCTGTAAATATAAAGCAAGGTTAGTAGTGCAGGGCTTTGCTCAAAAACAATTTGAGACTTATGACAACACATTTGCGCCTACTGCTAAGGCAAAATCTATTAGATTAATTATTGCATTAGCcgaacaacaaaactatacagtgttccctcactactttgcggttcacttttcgtggattcgctgtttgtCAATAAACTCtataagactattataaataattaaaaaattacaatttacagcctaatgaagggaggaaggagaagccaaagggagagaaaaggagtccaagtcgCAATGGGAAAAGGatgcgatttatcaacacacaattggttgataaagacttgaaatagtgtgtaactattaaaataatgtataaatattaaaatagtgtccctacttcacggattttcacttattgtgcgtggtcctggaacctaatcccagcaataagtgagagaacatTGTAAAATGAAACATTACGACTTCGAGGCTGCCTACCTCAGTGCCAAGTTTCGTGAGGAAATTTTTATGAAGCAAgcgcgggagggggggggaattataaactttaaaagagcattatttgtaaatatttcaatATAAACTACTGACAAGACAAGGTGTATTTTTCTGCTCCTTAATCAGAGGGGGAGTACTTCTCTATAGGATTGTATTGTTGCTACAGAACCTCACATTTTGCTGCAATATATATTAGCTCCCCTGGAAACTTGGCAGAGGCCATTAAAGAATAACTCATGTAATCACAAATCTTCATGGACCATAACTTTAAATAGCACTGCTTTAAAAGAATAGGTGACAACTTTATTTTAGTTCTTAAACCTGACTTGGGACATTATTTATTAGAAATAGCAATTTTTCAAGTAtgcattgattatatattattggatggcccttgtggtctcttcaaactatgAATTTGAAGCATTTGGAATCGACAATATGAAGTGTATTTCCAGGGTACAAATGTGCCTTCAGACCTGAGGTTTGGTTCCACAACCCCCCGTCCGGTAGacaccaaaatggccaaaggctGGCTTTCTTAATGTAGGCCTCgctgtattttgaaataaaattagtCAGTTATAAAAGAGAAAACCCAATaattttcttgatttttgttttaaacttttattctacaaaacacaaaaattaaaataaacacatttcccACTTTCACAAGATTGGGGCGGGGGAGGAAAAGAATTCTGTgacataaaaaaagaaagattataGGATTTGTAACAATATATCCACATTGCAGTTTTTAAGACTAGGCTTCAAGTTAGATAACCGTCCGGGCATTTTGGCATGGTGACGTCATTGTTTAGCCATTGACAAGCTACAAACCTTTGAATTTGGcatatttgaaatatatttaatGATAAAGTGTTAGTTAAGGGTTGACAGTCTGATGGCAAGACAGGAAATATTTACATTTAGAAAGTAACGATTAGCAGCTAAGGAACTGTACAACGGTATCTGTCATGTTAAGGAAAAGCGTCCTTTTTGTAGGCCACCATACTGTTCACTTTGTGTATGGTGGTTGTGAAGGAACGGAGACGGACTTCTTCAGAGTTGGAAATAAACTGTGGCCCTGACTCCTCCCATTTTTCTGGAACTTCCAAGTCTTTGTCTGTGAAAATTAGCAAGTCAAAGGCACCTGTGAAAAAAAGTCAAAACACACACGttgatattactgtatttatactgtatatcttcatattttaaaataaatttattcagGAGTGCAAAGTAACCAGTTATTGGTAAAAAGCACATCAGATATTGTGTaaattaaatggcaaaattctTCAAATGTTTCTTCATAGGAAATATATTGTTTTCTCAGTTTCACTGCCATTTTTGGTACCTTTTCCATTTcagaaatattataatattattaatattattatatataatatattaaatattatttaaaagagTGGCTAACGTAACATTGCAGATGGATAGATTTACCATGAACCTACACTACTGACATACTGTTTTAACGATATATGGGTAAGAACAGATTTTCCCTTTTTACCTATTCTGTGCATCAGCTTTCTACTCTGATCCTAAGCACTTCTCCTTTGGTGCCCTTCCTTAAAAGTGGAAGCAAACATGTAGTCACTCCCgattttgaaaaaacaaattaacagCACATTTGTCAGATGTGAAGCCTATAGTGAGCCCTCAAAGGTCAAAATGCGCTCTCCCCACTGTTGAAGTTGCCTGTCCctttaataataccatatgacAAAATTAAGTTTGCGCAAATGCCTACAAAGTGGAAGATCAATGAGTCAAAATGCAGAAGCAGGGTGGGTATACTGTATTTTTTTGCACCCATGCATTCTTCCCATAAGTATTGTCCTCCTTCCAGACGATAATAATGACTAATTATAGAGCACCACTGGGATAAAAGGACAAAATGGAAGCATTCATGCAGGGAAGGAATAAGATCAAAAGCAGAGGGAACAACGTACATTTTCCCATCTGTTTTGTGCTTCTCAATTATGGGTTCAATAATTCAACCCTCCTttaggaaaaacaaaaatgggCATTGGAACCACATTTACATTAGTCTCCAATTAATCAATTGGAAAGATTCTCTTCAAACAACTTACAACATGTTTGGATTTTATAAAATAGGAATGAAATAGTGTCATTTGACAAGTTGACTGTCACTGTTTATCCAGAATCTCTTCAAAAATTGATCATTTGGGGCACATTTGGATAATCTAAATAGGCTAAAAGTCCCATATTCTGTTCTTGCTGATTATATTTTGGACATCCATATAAATTTTGTTTATCCCAAACTCTTTTGTTTCAGTTCTTAGTACAAAGGCATTTTATACCATTCCCCAATAAAAATTAGTCTCTCTTtactgaaggattttttttttaaaaaaacaagtcagGTTGTAAATGCAAAAATTATAACACTGTATTTGTTTCATTGGTAAAGTTAAAGTTACCCTGATAGCTATTTGCTGTGTTCAGTTAATAAGTTGTATTACTTACAAGTAGTTTCTAACAATGGAAGAAATGTCACCGTAGCTGTTATTTGCCTGATAACAGATTTGATTTCATCCTGTATAGCCTTCTGAGATTTCTGCCTTGGGACactgaaaatgcaataaaatagaaCATTGAAAGTTTGACACAATAAATTATTGAAACATTATGACTGCCTATGTTGCTATATACACCATtttccagaaacattttgaagGTTAGACAGTTGTGCATATATGATGCATATTGATATATAAATTGTTCACTGATTCCTAACCAGGTCAGTTTATATGACTTGGTAGCCCAGGGAGTAGATTGAGATAATATCATTATACTTTCATTCGTATCTTAAGAAAAATAGTTAGGGCAACAAAAATCAGTGAATGGACATGGCTGGAAATTTGGAaagttaaacatttgaaaggcagGTACATTTTGCAGGTTAGATAAACTAACTTCTAACACAGGTTAGGATTTATCTGGAGTTGAGATCATGATGGCAATAGCAGCGAATATGTCATTGTGGCAATGTGCCTAGAAGTCATAAACTGTCAGAAAAGTACCAACATTTAATGTTATGTGCATCGAAGTATGATGATACTTACTTTTCATCCTTTGCACTTTTGTCACATTCAATATCAAACTGCCACCTTTCAAGAACTTCACTGGTTTCCTTATTAGAAATCACCACTACTAGCCGCTGAACTAGGCACTCATAAAGCCATTCTGAAGAAAAGAAACGAAATTAGCTTTTAGTTCCAAATTCCATTCGATtccagaagctaagcagggagaGGGCTGGTTAGTGCATGGAAGGAAGGCTAGTGCCAGACAGCAGGTGCTGTAAGCTTTATTTTACACAATgagacaatggcaaaccacctctgagtacagtgttccctcgctactttgtggTTCGCATTTTGCACCcttgctgttttgtgggtttttaataaacactaaaataatagtataaatcataaaataatattataaatcccttataaatccttctttctacttccttcctaagggagagaaaaggaggctgaagcagcttcgtTTTCATCTCACAAGGCAGCAGCAGCGGCGAGAGCACACACGCgtgtgcttgagaggcgaggaggggacagagacgctacttgcaaacaacacaaatataacgtccctacttcacggattttcacttttcgcgggtggtcctggaacgtaacccccacgataagtgagggaacgctgtattTCTCATGATATAGTCAATAgtcgacttgaagacacacaattctAGACACAAAATTATATtagtctctttgcttagtttaaTTGTACACATCTGGAATAGACAGCTGTTTTCTCAGAGTGATCTGGGGTTCTCAGCAGCAGCTGCCCAGGAGATTGATATGTATTTTGCCACACACTGTGTTATGTTTGATTCAAATTACCAGTAATACTCTGGCCTTGCACCAGGTAGCtacaattttgtatttgttcATTAGCTATATTTCTGAGTATGTTTTCTACTCATTCTCATATGTGCAAATAACTCTGAACACTTTTAGAAGTGAAAAGAGCAGCTCGTTGGTGTTGCTTCCCACACAAAGCCCAACAGGGGAAGGGTGAGTATTTAAATCTTCCTGTCTTCTAACACTGATGGCGATAGAGAAGTATATTTCCCTACATTAGCTGGGATTCTGCAGAAAAACAGCATTCTCTAGTACACTAATAGGAAGATAGAGACACAATTTTCTTTCTACTGAAAAAACATCACaggtttttttccctctcttgtCATATTTTGAAACAAGGCAGTAATGAGGAAATGCTTGGCCAAAGCTAAATCGTAACTCCCAAGAGAGCCTTCACTTTCGTATTCTACTACAGAGGAGATAAAAGCAATTTAGTTTTGCCAGAAATGCACACTAAGAAACAGGTTGCATGTCTATAAAATGTATCAGTTTTCCATACTTATTTGCACTGTAGGCAGTTTTTAAACTACACACTAGCAAATTCTATCCAGAATACCTTTATTTCTGGGGCTGAATCCAGTTCACAAACTACCAAAAGGTACCATATCCATctaaacaaattttacagaaataaTAACCATACTGAGGATGAGCATTGTTATAGTATAAAATGTAGTTTCCCAAACCCTGTATAGGAGTGATATGAcacattttgatgttttaatattttactctTGACCAACAGTACGGAGCCGCCTATaactaatttttcatttttttgtttggatttggtacttttggaaacaaactccacatacaTAGTAGCACtatcttaaaattaaaaaatctgCAATTCAGCATATTGATGCAATATATATTTGGCATTTGAATTGCAACTAGAATTATAATGAAACAAAATGCTGTGGCTAAACCAAGCTACACAGACAATTCAAACCAAACATGAATCCATGCTTGAAGAAGTCACAAGTCTGTCTAGTTCTGCCACTGGCAGTTATTCAAGCGCAAACAAAGAAGCAGCAGTGACAAAGTGAGAGGGGCTATGGACGCAAAAGAAGAATTTGATCCCAGGATTCATTCCTGAATAAACATGTTCTGTTCTCTCCAACTTTGATTTTACATCTCTTAAGCCTGTAAGGAGCATATGCTGCTTTCTTAAACTTATGCCACCTAGAAAACTGTAAATCGCCCTTTAATAACAATACTACTACTTTGAATACCTTTTAATTGCCCCACGACGTTATTCAAATAGTTTTTAAGTTCAGAGTCTGCTGTAACAAGCATAGTAAGCCCATATTTCTGAACATGTGTGAAGGTTTCAGCAGGATAGATCCCACGTTGGTATAGAATACTATTGATGCCATATgctgaaaaggagaaaaaatgtgTTATTACAATTCAAGAATCAACACTTCACTGTGCTCTCTTTTTATATCCCATTAAGTATTTCCGGCTGCAAGGTAACACTGGCATACACAAGGCGTAGTAAAAGATAccccatatataaaatggcaaaatcaaggtttgcttttaggcATTGTTTCTTTTTGGAGGGAATGTTTCTATGATAGAAACATGGATATATATGGAGGTCAAACTGTGCTGTAGATCTTCATCCCCCCATGTTTGTGGTTtagatttttgtggatttgattattcagacTTGATctaaaatattttctctaggaatATATCCTGAACCCCAGCAAACCGCACTGCCTTTGCTAATTCTTATTATCCAGAAGATTAAAATCTAACACTCACACTGGGAGAAAACACCAATGTAAAGACAAGGCAGGGTTAATATGAGTTTACAGTGGAAGCCAACAGAGATCaactttaaatttgttttaatgattgttAACTGGGAATGTTTTGACACTATTTTTatgtaatcctgttttaatgttcgtatattttaaatggctatgctgatgcttttatataAAGCCGCTTCGAgttccctttgggggagataaagcagggtataaatagagtaataataaggttgctgtgagttttctgagctgtatggccatgttccagaagcattttttcctgacgtttcacctgcatctgtggctggcatcttcagaggttctgttgg from the Anolis carolinensis isolate JA03-04 chromosome 5, rAnoCar3.1.pri, whole genome shotgun sequence genome contains:
- the mad2l1 gene encoding mitotic spindle assembly checkpoint protein MAD2A, whose product is MAKQQSREQGITLRGSAEIVAEFFSYGINSILYQRGIYPAETFTHVQKYGLTMLVTADSELKNYLNNVVGQLKEWLYECLVQRLVVVISNKETSEVLERWQFDIECDKSAKDENVPRQKSQKAIQDEIKSVIRQITATVTFLPLLETTCAFDLLIFTDKDLEVPEKWEESGPQFISNSEEVRLRSFTTTIHKVNSMVAYKKDAFP